A genomic stretch from Candidatus Cloacimonas sp. includes:
- a CDS encoding oligosaccharide flippase family protein translates to MHAKTVQNGVRWTLTTSVLKRIISLILFVFVAKWLTQTDFGVYRSFSAILALLTYFTHFGLDYLFLISRQKERVNFLALLQIALFVSIIITIVLAVFGKTIGAYYHSSELGKVLTYGGGIIFVESLRRIVRVYAQKRLQFKDLAIAETLNVIIYSLLCLGFIYFWRFAWLYIVLFYVGNLGELIYLCFKVPHLPSTIGKKIFNISWLKYSCAYFRSNFNFLGIVTVINLLQSYSANAPVLFLGTMVQPAMMGVYFFASQLIAIPVGMLNTSFAQVFFPVLAQSETSASISGIRHYTAITLKIGIPALILYVYVLQYIVPLIWGDKWLAALPLVLYLILFYGTSMLHNPISGIPYIYRKPQWELLWNIVTLVLRIIALYVGMKVNFAFAILLFSIVSGIMNIVFFYMCFILLKANLGKVTIDLISALPMLIGLAFGCFYLGKFSLIYALLTFMIYGLYLYLLEKDTLKEVWSLLKFS, encoded by the coding sequence ATGCACGCAAAAACAGTCCAAAATGGAGTTCGCTGGACTCTAACTACTTCTGTTCTAAAGCGTATAATCAGTTTGATCTTGTTTGTCTTTGTGGCAAAATGGTTGACGCAAACTGATTTTGGTGTATATCGCAGTTTTTCGGCTATTTTGGCTCTTTTAACCTATTTTACCCATTTTGGATTGGATTATCTCTTTTTGATTTCGCGGCAGAAAGAACGCGTGAACTTCTTGGCTTTATTGCAGATAGCGCTTTTTGTATCCATTATAATTACCATTGTTTTAGCTGTGTTTGGCAAAACGATTGGGGCATATTATCACAGTTCTGAATTGGGAAAAGTTCTCACTTATGGCGGGGGCATAATTTTTGTAGAGTCCCTGCGCAGAATTGTGCGTGTTTATGCTCAAAAACGACTTCAATTCAAAGACCTTGCCATAGCGGAGACATTAAATGTCATCATCTATTCTCTGCTGTGCTTGGGTTTTATCTATTTTTGGCGTTTTGCCTGGCTATATATAGTGCTTTTCTATGTAGGTAATTTGGGAGAACTAATCTATCTTTGTTTTAAGGTTCCGCATTTACCTTCCACTATAGGGAAAAAGATCTTTAACATTAGTTGGCTGAAATACTCCTGTGCCTATTTTAGGAGTAATTTTAATTTTTTGGGGATCGTTACAGTAATAAACTTGTTGCAATCTTATTCTGCAAATGCCCCCGTTCTCTTTTTGGGAACAATGGTTCAGCCAGCAATGATGGGGGTTTATTTTTTTGCTTCACAACTTATTGCTATTCCGGTAGGGATGCTCAATACATCTTTTGCGCAAGTGTTTTTTCCTGTTTTGGCGCAAAGTGAAACCTCAGCAAGTATATCAGGCATAAGACATTACACTGCCATTACTCTCAAGATTGGCATTCCGGCGTTAATTTTATATGTGTATGTTTTGCAATATATAGTTCCTCTGATCTGGGGAGATAAATGGCTCGCTGCTTTGCCTTTAGTTTTATATTTAATTTTGTTTTACGGAACCAGTATGCTGCATAATCCTATCAGTGGCATTCCATATATATATAGAAAGCCACAATGGGAACTGCTTTGGAACATTGTAACTTTAGTGTTGCGGATAATTGCTTTGTATGTAGGAATGAAGGTAAATTTTGCTTTCGCGATATTGCTGTTTAGTATTGTGAGCGGCATTATGAATATCGTTTTCTTCTATATGTGCTTTATTCTATTGAAGGCGAATTTGGGAAAAGTGACCATTGATCTGATTAGCGCTCTGCCTATGTTGATAGGTTTAGCATTTGGATGTTTTTATTTAGGCAAATTCTCTCTCATCTATGCGCTCTTGACCTTTATGATTTATGGATTATATCTTTACTTGTTGGAAAAAGATACCTTGAAAGAAGTGTGGTCTCTGTTAAAATTTTCATAG
- the ruvB gene encoding Holliday junction branch migration DNA helicase RuvB, whose translation MLERINDPDQLTEDIELDRALRPRTLKDFIGQPHIKELLEISIKAAKLRGESLDHILFYGPPGLGKTTLAGIIAHELGVNITTSSGPVIEKPSDLAGILTNLQKHETLFIDEIHRLSHVIEEYIYPAMEDFEMEIILDSGPNSRTLKIPLEQFTLIGATTRAGLLTPPLRDRFGIVLRLDYYDQSSIAQIIRRSAKLLNIPAEEDGVNEIARRSRGTPRIANRLLRRVRDYAQIRGNGIITQNIAVAALQMLQVDDAGLDEMDKRILTTIIENYNGGPVGIKTIATAIGEDSGTIEEIFEPYLVQQGFLERSPQGRKVTFKAYRHLGLTPSSAQTEIF comes from the coding sequence ATGCTGGAAAGAATAAACGATCCCGATCAATTGACCGAAGATATTGAACTGGACAGAGCTTTACGACCCAGAACTCTGAAAGATTTTATTGGTCAGCCGCATATCAAAGAACTTCTGGAAATCAGCATTAAAGCTGCCAAATTGCGTGGTGAATCTCTTGATCATATTCTCTTTTACGGACCTCCCGGTTTGGGAAAAACAACCTTGGCAGGCATTATTGCTCACGAATTGGGTGTAAATATCACTACTTCCAGTGGGCCGGTCATCGAAAAACCCTCCGACTTGGCAGGTATATTAACTAATCTGCAGAAGCACGAAACCCTGTTCATTGATGAAATTCATCGCCTTTCGCATGTGATTGAAGAATATATCTATCCCGCTATGGAGGATTTTGAAATGGAAATCATACTCGATAGCGGTCCCAATTCTCGCACTTTAAAAATTCCGCTGGAACAATTTACTTTAATTGGAGCCACTACCAGAGCTGGTTTATTGACTCCTCCTCTGCGTGATCGATTTGGAATCGTTCTGCGTTTGGATTATTATGATCAATCCTCCATCGCGCAAATTATTCGGCGGAGCGCAAAACTGTTAAATATTCCAGCCGAAGAAGATGGCGTGAATGAAATTGCCAGACGCAGTCGCGGAACCCCCAGAATTGCTAATCGTTTACTTAGAAGAGTACGGGACTATGCCCAAATTAGAGGCAACGGAATTATTACGCAAAATATTGCCGTAGCCGCTTTACAAATGTTGCAAGTGGATGATGCCGGTTTGGATGAAATGGATAAACGCATTTTAACCACTATCATAGAGAATTACAATGGTGGACCGGTAGGGATTAAAACAATCGCTACAGCCATTGGAGAGGACTCAGGGACCATAGAAGAAATCTTTGAACCCTATTTGGTTCAGCAGGGCTTTTTGGAACGCAGTCCGCAGGGACGAAAAGTTACCTTTAAAGCATACAGACATTTAGGTTTAACTCCTTCTTCCGCGCAAACAGAAATTTTCTAA